From a single Herpetosiphon gulosus genomic region:
- a CDS encoding ROK family protein, with protein MAFAIGIDLGGTHLRAALVDRDGEILAHERIRTEAHEGAEAVVGRITQLINAMIAAANGATIVGAGIAAPGPLNPFTGTVITMPNLPGWENFPIRDRIAAQVPFPVVLGNDANLAAVGEWLFGGGRGMQNMIYVTISTGVGGGVICDGRLLLGHNGFAAEVGHMVLDPHGFAPATATPAGSWEALASGTFLAYHAAEAMRAGTATVLNQLTTPDAVTTHHLDLAAQQGDELALRLIENAGFWSGIAFVNLLHMFSPEAIFVGGGVSNLGDRLLNPARAEITKRALPGYRNVPIHQTKMGDNLGVLGAAAYAFSSIEQA; from the coding sequence ATGGCATTTGCAATCGGGATTGATCTCGGGGGCACGCATTTACGTGCGGCCTTAGTTGACCGAGATGGTGAAATTCTTGCTCATGAACGGATTCGCACCGAAGCCCATGAAGGTGCTGAAGCAGTTGTTGGTCGGATTACTCAATTAATTAACGCCATGATCGCTGCGGCGAATGGTGCAACGATTGTCGGCGCTGGCATCGCCGCTCCTGGCCCACTTAACCCCTTTACTGGGACGGTTATTACCATGCCCAACTTGCCAGGTTGGGAAAACTTCCCCATCCGCGACCGAATCGCCGCCCAAGTACCATTTCCAGTCGTGCTCGGCAACGATGCCAATTTGGCTGCCGTCGGCGAGTGGTTGTTCGGCGGTGGTCGTGGCATGCAAAATATGATCTACGTCACCATCAGCACGGGCGTTGGTGGTGGGGTCATTTGCGATGGCCGTTTGTTGCTCGGTCACAATGGCTTTGCTGCCGAAGTTGGACACATGGTGCTCGACCCGCACGGTTTTGCGCCCGCCACAGCAACCCCTGCTGGCTCGTGGGAAGCCCTCGCATCGGGCACATTTTTGGCCTACCACGCTGCCGAAGCGATGCGGGCTGGCACAGCAACCGTGCTTAATCAATTAACCACCCCCGATGCCGTCACCACGCATCATCTAGATCTGGCGGCGCAGCAAGGCGATGAGTTGGCACTACGTTTGATCGAAAATGCTGGCTTTTGGTCGGGGATTGCCTTTGTCAATTTGCTGCATATGTTCAGCCCTGAAGCGATTTTCGTGGGCGGTGGGGTTTCCAACTTAGGCGATCGTTTGCTCAACCCAGCTCGGGCTGAAATTACCAAACGTGCCTTGCCTGGCTATCGCAATGTGCCGATTCATCAAACCAAGATGGGCGATAACCTAGGGGTGCTTGGCGCTGCTGCCTATGCATTTAGCTCAATCGAACAAGCCTAA